In Populus nigra chromosome 1, ddPopNigr1.1, whole genome shotgun sequence, one genomic interval encodes:
- the LOC133698783 gene encoding protein COFACTOR ASSEMBLY OF COMPLEX C SUBUNIT B CCB1, chloroplastic: MAAAKTLSPHPFPSISLPSKSKLSSNTTELFNHRHHRHHNRQPWLGQAGVISTRPKRVMVRVSSQLQEHLLSSSVVMEQLQNQESMFVVAESAASYSLASYYTSLGLFVISVPGLWSLIKRSVKSKIVQKTFTGEGEGKKEPAQVAGEILSFFTRNNFAVTGRGETITFEGMMVPNRGQAALLTFCTCISLASVALVLTITFPDFGNNWFWITILSPLAGAYYWKRASRKEEIKVKMMVADDGTLSEIVVQGDDQQVEQMRKELQFSEKGMVYVKGIFER, translated from the exons ATGGCAGCAGCTAAAACATTATCACCCCATCCTTTTCCTTCCATTTCTCTACCCTCGAAGTCGAAACTGAGCAGCAACACTACTGAATTATTCAACCATCGCCACCACCGACACCACAACCGTCAACCATGGCTAGGACAAGCTGGAGTGATCTCCACAAGACCAAAGAGGGTGATGGTTCGAGTCTCCTCTCAACTCCAGGAACATCTCCTGTCTTCCTCTGTTGTTATGGAACAGCTTCAAAACCAAGAATCCATGTTTGTAGTTGCAGAAAGTGCTGCTAGTTACTCATTGGCTAGCTACTACACTTCTCTGGGACTCTTTGTCATCTCTGTTCCAGGCCTCTGGTCTCTTATCAAGCGCTCTGTTAAATCCAAG ATTGTGCAGAAAACATTtacaggggaaggggaagggaagaaagaaCCAGCGCAGGTTGCGGGAGAAATCTTATCTTTTTTCACTCGCAACAATTTTGCTGTCACTGGTAGAGGAGAGACCATTAC GTTTGAGGGAATGATGGTTCCCAACCGAGGCCAGGCAGCATTGCTTACTTTCTGCACTTGCATTAGCCTCGCTAGCGTTGCGCTTGTGCTTACCATAACTTTTCCAGACTTTGGTAACAATTGGTTCTGGATCACCATTCTAAGTCCATTGGC AGGAGCGTACTACTGGAAGCGAGCATCAAGGAAAGAGGAGATCAAGGTTAAAATGATGGTTGCAGATGATGGGACCTTATCAGAGATCGTTGTTCAAGGTGATGATCAGCAAGTAGAGCAAATGAGGAAGGAACTTCAGTTCAGTGAAAAAGGTATGGTGTATGTCAAAGGCATATTCGAGAGATGA